In Streptomyces sp. NBC_00341, the DNA window GGCACCAGGTAGTGATGTCGTCGTCGGACGGCTGACTTCGGCCGCTCTGTATGCGCGACACCTTGGAGCCCTGCCACCCGGTGAGCACGGCCAGTTGCTGCCCCGTCAGCCCCGCGTCGGAGCGAAGGTCACGCAGACGCGTCGCGACGCGGTCGCGCGCCTCCTGGACACGGGATGACGGGGACGGCATCAGCTGATCGTGAACTCCTGGTGAGGCACGGCCCGGTCCCAGACAGCGCGGAACGCGGCGGCGGTCTGCCCGGCGACGTCGCGCCGTTCATCCAGCTCGTCGTGAAGGTGGGTGCCAGCACCAGCGAAGTGATGCCACCGGATCAGGCGGCCGTCGAACAGCCAGAAGTCATGGGCGGGCAGGAGCATGCCGAGCGCCTGGTTTCGGGGCAGCCAACGGATCTCCTCGCCCGCCGCCAGGTTCCGCTCGGTGCAGGCGTGCTTAAACCGGATGCACTCAGTCGGAGGAGAGGACACCACTCGTGCCCGCTGGATTACGACGCCTCGGGCGACTGCTGCGGCCACGGAGTCATGGAACGAATTCCACCAAGATGCCCGGTCGCTGACGGCCGCCAGCTCACCGGCGCGCCAGGCCTTCAGGTCCTGGTCCTCCTCGTCGGCTGCGTAGACGTCCCGCGTCTCCAGGTGGACGGCAGAGCGGGTGCACTGTGCGAGGAGCTCAGCGAACGGCGGAACGGGCTGCGACATCGAGCGCCTCCTTGAGAGCGTCAGCCATTCGAGCCGGGATCCTGACTACGGATTCGTCCGCCGGAATGGGGCCGGCCTCCAGGCATTTGGCCAGGAGCTGAGCTTCTTGCTTCCACGCCTGGATCACGAACTCCCGCGACGTGTCGTCGAACCAGACGGTGGGGCAGTGGTCGCCGTTCGTTTCCGGGGCCTTTGCGATGAAATGTAAGGTCACGTCAGCCTCCGCCGGGTCGGTATTGCGTGAGTTTCTACGTGACATGGTGCCGTGACCGGGTGAGGCTGAGGGCGGGAACGCACGAAAGCCCCGGCCCGGTCTGCGGCCAGGCCCGGTCGCCTACTCGCCCGTGACGCCGTCGATGGCCTCGCGGAGGAGATCCGCGTGGCCGACGTGGCGGGCGTACTCCTCGATCATGTGCTCCAGGACGAACCGCACATCGGTGTCACCGAACTCCGGGTTCGGAACGATGCGCGCGAGGTCGGCGGTCACCTTCGTGAAGACCTGTCGCGACTCCTCGCACGCCCTGAGGTAGTCCTCGTACACGTCCCTGGCCGGTGTGGCGTCCGACTCGTCGTACCACTCGCCACCGTCGGCGGTGACGTAGGTCCGATAGGGAGGGAAGTGGGGCGTCGTCCCGGCCAAGGCCCGCTGGAACCAGGCACGTTCGGCCCCTTGGAGGTGGCGCATGAGGCCCAGCAGGGTCAACGCGGAGGACCGCACCGGACGTAGCCGCAGTTGTTCGTCCGAGAGGCCCTCGCACTTCCACAGGAAGGTCGCCCGGTGGTAGTCGAGATTCGAGGCGACCACCTCCAGCCACGGGCCCGACAGCGCGCGCTCGGGCCGGACGATCTTCTGGACCACTATGTCGCTCACGCCGGAGGCTCCTCATGGGTCATCAAGCTCGGTCGAGTTCGGTCGTGTCTGGCGAGCACGTCCCCGAGTAAGACCCCGCTTCGTGTCGCAACTCATCGCTCGTCGCGGCCTCGAACGGGGGCAACCCCCCGGCCCCGCCCTGCGGACAGCGCGTAGGCACATCGGGGGGAACGCCGGATGTGCCGGTTCCCGCAGCGCTGGTGGGATGGTCTTCCGCCGCCCGTTCCGGACTGAAAAGGGGTCATCATGTTCGCGTTCCGCAGGTGCCGGCGAGGCAGGCTCGTCCTGACCGGCTCGGCGGCCGTCCTCCTCGCCGTCTCGACCGGGCTGACGGCGGCGGCGAGTGAGCAGCGCG includes these proteins:
- a CDS encoding DinB family protein, producing the protein MSDIVVQKIVRPERALSGPWLEVVASNLDYHRATFLWKCEGLSDEQLRLRPVRSSALTLLGLMRHLQGAERAWFQRALAGTTPHFPPYRTYVTADGGEWYDESDATPARDVYEDYLRACEESRQVFTKVTADLARIVPNPEFGDTDVRFVLEHMIEEYARHVGHADLLREAIDGVTGE
- a CDS encoding DUF6879 family protein → MSQPVPPFAELLAQCTRSAVHLETRDVYAADEEDQDLKAWRAGELAAVSDRASWWNSFHDSVAAAVARGVVIQRARVVSSPPTECIRFKHACTERNLAAGEEIRWLPRNQALGMLLPAHDFWLFDGRLIRWHHFAGAGTHLHDELDERRDVAGQTAAAFRAVWDRAVPHQEFTIS